The proteins below come from a single Magallana gigas chromosome 10, xbMagGiga1.1, whole genome shotgun sequence genomic window:
- the LOC105317444 gene encoding uncharacterized protein, with product MKCLIIFLLPVAFAASVEQRRLVFDTLLNGQEAKNVIDQLVVFLSSDTSEAKCESECHTLIANPQSTIQHLCPFMCHLAQQTLSGLHHTKRLVFDTFLNGEEGRHLIDQLVEQLGTDDNYVKCEQECHVLIRNQQSVMQHLCPFMCHLAIDAIKNLHSPSSNPAGTGAVAKRLVLGNFINTEETSKIIDQLVATLGADESEKTCESHCHTLILSSTSVFQHMCPFLCHSAQAVINSFGHHSTTTPPAPANPAKRVLLNTFLNNQEVTNIVDQLAVMLTSGTAYGACEKECHVLIRDQTSVVQHLCPFMCHSAQALLGNLHHTTTVAV from the exons CACTTCTGAACGGCCAAGAAGCTAAAAATGTTATCGATCAACTGGTGGTATTCTTATCATCTGACACCAGCGAGGCCAAATGTGAATCTGAATGTCATACCCTTATTGCAAACCCCCAGTCTACAATCCAACATTTGTGTCCTTTTATGTGCCACCT CGCTCAGCAGACACTTAGTGGACTTCATCACACCAAACGACTTGTTTTTGACA CTTTCCTCAATGGGGAGGAGGGGAGACACCTTATTGATCAACTAGTGGAACAGCTCGGAACTGACGATAACTATGTAAAATGCGAACAGGAATGTCACGTGTTGATTCGAAATCAGCAGTCCGTGATGCAGCATCTCTGTCCCTTTATGTGTCACTT GGCAATCGACGCTATCAAGAATCTACATAGCCCATCATCAAACCCTGCAGGAACTGGAGCAGTAGCAAAACGTCTGGTCTTAGGAA atTTCATAAACACTGAAGAAACATCTAAGATCATTGACCAACTCGTGGCTACCCTCGGGGCTGACGAATCTGAAAAGACCTGTGAGAGCCATTGTCACACCTTAATCTTAAGCTCTACATCAGTCTTCCAGCACATGTGTCCCTTCCTCTGTCACTC GGCCCAGGCTGTAATCAACAGCTTTGGCCATCACTCCACTACAACGCCACCAGCACCAGCAAATCCAGCCAAAAGAGTCCTTCTCAACA CTTTCTTGAACAACCAAGAAGTTACAAACATTGTCGACCAGCTTGCAGTCATGCTTACTTCTGGTACAGCGTATGGCGCCTGTGAAAAGGAATGCCATGTTTTGATCAGAGATCAAACATCTGTTGTCCAGCATCTGTGCCCATTCATGTGTCACTC AGCTCAGGCACTTTTAGGAAATTTACACCATACAACAACAGTAGCTGTATAA